DNA sequence from the Clostridia bacterium genome:
TCCGGGGCAACTCGGAGCGCCCAAGGCCGTTAAAGAGGAGGTGGTAGTTAGCCGCTGCAGCCGGGCTAAAGATGTTTAAGAAAAGCACTAGAGAATAATTACCAAGTATCCCTGTTTTAAGGAGGTTAAAAAATGTTAGGCTCTGTGAGCTCGAAAATCAAGAATGTTTCCAACTTGCAGTACGAAGAGAAAAAGTTTGAGTTCTGGGGCCCAACTCCCGATGAAGCAAGAAAAATTATGATCAACAAGTCGCACGCCCTAAAAGATAAAAGGACCACCCTCAAGGAAGCTGTAGCCAAGTTTATTAAAGACGGGATCAACCTGGGCATTGGCGGCTTTGTGAACACGAGGGTTCCGGTAGCTATCATTCATGAGATCATCCGCCACGGGGTAAGGGATCTCACCCTCTCCCTCCACTCCAACTCCATTTGCCCGGAGCTTTTGGCGGGAGCTATGATCCTCGACCCGGACAGGGTTTCCATAAAGCGCGTTGAGCTGGCCTGGTGGGGCTACGAAATTATCGGCATTGCCCCGCTCCTCCGTTACCTGACCACCAATGGCATGATTGAGCTGGATGACTACACCAACTACGGCATGTCGGCCAGGTTTAAAGCAGCGGCCATGGGCATTCCCTTTATCCCGGTGCGCGACCACGGCGGCTCGGATATGGAGCTGGTTAACCGGGGAATGATGATCCAGTGCCCGTTTACGGGTAAGAACGTCTACCTGTTGCCGGCCTGTCACCCGGATGTGGGGATTGTTCACGTCACGGCTGCCGATATGTACGGCAATGCCCGCATCTTCGGTGCCCACTGCACCTGCCCGGAAATTGCAATAGCTTCGACCTACACCGTTATGACTACTGAAAAGATCATCCCCACCGAGAACATCAGGTCGTACCCGAACCTGACGGAAATTCCTTACCCGGCCGTCGACGCCCTCATTGAGCAGCCCTACGGCGCATACCCAGGCGCCTGCTACGGCTTCTACTGGTTTGACATGGATCACTTGGGGATGTTCCGCAGTATATGCGAAGACTTCCGCAAGACCGGCAACAAGGACGCCCTCAAGAAGTACTACGACGAGTACATCTTTGGTTGTGAAACCTTTGACGACTTCCTCGAGAAAGTCGGTTACAAGACCTTAAAGAAGGTCAAGGAGCTTGACGGTGGCCAGCCCATTATCATCTAAAGACTTGTATGTGAGCGGCTAAAAAGATTAGGTTTGAACCATAGGCCACTATAAATTCAAGGAGGTATAATGAATGTCTGAATATACCCCTTTTGAAATGATTGCCTACACGGGCTCGAGGGTTCTAGAGGACGAAAAGATTGTGTTTGTGGGCACGGGCCTGCCGATCATTGCTGCCATGCACGCCCAGCTCACCCACGCCCCAAACCTCTACATGATCTACGAAGCCGGCTCGCTCGCTCCCATCCTGGAAATGGGCATGCCGCTTTCCGTAGGTGATACGCGGGCGGCCCGCAAGTCCTGCTTCTTAAAGGGCCTGTGCGCCGCGTTTGAGCTCACCCAGCGGGGCTACGCCGACTACGCCTTTATTGGCGGCGCGCAGATCGATATGTACGGCAACGTCTGCTCTACCATTGAAGGCAACAACTACAGCAGGCCGCAGGTACGCTTCCCCGGTAGCGGCGGTGCCGGGGCCATGGCGGCCAACTGTGAGAAGACAATCATCATCATGGCCTTGGAGAAGAGACGGTTTGTGAAAAAAGTGGACTTTTTGACCAGCATCGGCTTTGGGGATGGTTCGCCGGATTACAGGGAGAAGGCTGGTGTAATGGGGTCCGGCCCTTACCGGGTGATCACCAACCAGGCTCTCTTTGGTTTTGACGAGGAAACCAGGCGGATGAAGCTCTTAGAAGTGAGGCCGGGACTGGAGCCCACAGACATTCAGGAACTGGTGGACTTTGAACTCATTATCCCGCCCGACGTAAAAGAGATGGCGGAGCCGACCAAGGAAGACTTAAGACTCTTGCGGGAGGTCATTGACCCCGAAGGGTACTTCTTAAAGAGGGTAGTAAAACAGTAAGGAACCTGCAATAATTAGTGAATTATGCTATTACTGCCCACATTATCTGACCGGGATCTGTTCTAATTTGCTGGCCGCAGTAGAAAACCGGCCGCGCGCGCCGGATCACGAGTCATCTTCGAACTCTCCAAGGACACACCTAGCCGTGGCCTCGCCGATGAGCGGTTTTTCCTGCAGAAACTCATCCAGCAGGCAGGCGGTGCAGATATGATCTCGCGGGGTATGCCCTTGGAGAAGTAGTAGATCGCGGCGACGGCCACGTCGGAGAAAAGCGCGCTTGACACCCGCCACCGGGAGGTGGTGCTGGAGATAGACCCTAGCTTCCCAGGCCGAGAGCCTGGCGAGGTGAAAGCGTAAGTTTACCCGCCGGGTGATAGCGTCGAAGGTCTGCGGCCTCAACCTGGGACACCTTTTTACCGCCATGGATCAGGCCCTGGCGATG
Encoded proteins:
- a CDS encoding CoA transferase subunit A, producing the protein MLGSVSSKIKNVSNLQYEEKKFEFWGPTPDEARKIMINKSHALKDKRTTLKEAVAKFIKDGINLGIGGFVNTRVPVAIIHEIIRHGVRDLTLSLHSNSICPELLAGAMILDPDRVSIKRVELAWWGYEIIGIAPLLRYLTTNGMIELDDYTNYGMSARFKAAAMGIPFIPVRDHGGSDMELVNRGMMIQCPFTGKNVYLLPACHPDVGIVHVTAADMYGNARIFGAHCTCPEIAIASTYTVMTTEKIIPTENIRSYPNLTEIPYPAVDALIEQPYGAYPGACYGFYWFDMDHLGMFRSICEDFRKTGNKDALKKYYDEYIFGCETFDDFLEKVGYKTLKKVKELDGGQPIII
- a CDS encoding glutaconate CoA-transferase, with translation MSEYTPFEMIAYTGSRVLEDEKIVFVGTGLPIIAAMHAQLTHAPNLYMIYEAGSLAPILEMGMPLSVGDTRAARKSCFLKGLCAAFELTQRGYADYAFIGGAQIDMYGNVCSTIEGNNYSRPQVRFPGSGGAGAMAANCEKTIIIMALEKRRFVKKVDFLTSIGFGDGSPDYREKAGVMGSGPYRVITNQALFGFDEETRRMKLLEVRPGLEPTDIQELVDFELIIPPDVKEMAEPTKEDLRLLREVIDPEGYFLKRVVKQ